The following are encoded in a window of Cucurbita pepo subsp. pepo cultivar mu-cu-16 chromosome LG12, ASM280686v2, whole genome shotgun sequence genomic DNA:
- the LOC111806854 gene encoding uncharacterized protein LOC111806854 translates to MGGDTVSLSTPSILHDHLYGGSSLEHDQSQIATQLPTLRGNNSNLSMQTKDDEADMENGVIMGEFDATESQFSSSALNVEIYRRRINNVHREILESSDQLRIRSENLNQAKRKILSYSPGSWIEQVGGMKLSDYDIPQTMSLILIGPKGSGKSSLINRISKVFDEDRFAPERAQVSCNSSGEDGTFFLQEYMILRKSKSFCLYDTRGLSDDSSENIEVLKQWMTKGVHHGELVARKSDASSLINRMRCKARQRFPLSRAVRMINFVIFVVDGLSVLKSMDGNDIEKDYERVITTAFNCPYLSYGDDKPVVVITHGDLLSFADRVRVRAHLGNLLGIPSAKQIFDIPDSYDPVTELTIIDMLHYCLEHADKNLSPKSWTVFKDHVSSVSANTYFLTFMVIVIISAYLYQVYVHHPEQQEPKNVSKGMEIVWHEIRHMWLD, encoded by the exons ATGGGCGGCGATACTGTTTCGCTTTCTACTCCTTCCATCCTTCACGATCATCTCT ATGGGGGTTCTTCTCTCGAGCATGATCAGTCGCAAATTGCTACTCAACTGCCCACTCTCAG GGGTAACAACAGTAACTTGAGCATGCAAACTAAGGATGATGAAGCGGATATGGAAAATGGAGTAATCATGGGAGAATTTGATGCGACTGAATCTCAATTTTCTTCATCTGCTTTGAATGTTGAAATATATCGGAGGAGGATAAACAATGTACATAGAGAGATCTTGGAGAGCTCTGATCAATTACGGATTCGTAGTGAGAATTTGAATCAGGCTAAGAGAAAAATTTTGAG CTATTCTCCTGGATCATGGATTGAGCAGGTAGGTGGAATGAAATTATCTGACTATGATATCCCACAAACAATGTCGCTTATATTGATTGGTCCGAAAGGATCTGGTAAAAGTAGTCTTATAAATAGGATCTCCAAGGTGTTTGACGAGGACCGTTTTGCGCCCGAAAGAGCTCAAGTATCAT GTAATTCATCTGGTGAAGATGGAACTTTTTTCCTTCAAGAATATATGATTCTGAGAAAGTCGAAATCCTTTTGTTTATACGATACCCGTGGTCTGTCTGATGACTCGTCCGAAAACATTGAAGTGTTGAAACAATGGATGACCAAGGGTGTTCATCATGGAGAACTTGTAGCAAG GAAATCTGATGCTTCAAGTTTAATAAATAGAATGAGGTGTAAAGCTCGCCAACGCTTCCCTCTTTCTAGGGCGGTCAGAATGATTAATTTTGTCATATTCGTCGTCGATGGGCTTTCAGTTCTTAAATCAATGGATGGCAATGACATAGAGAAAGATTATGAAAGAGTGATAACTACTGCGTTCAATTGCCCTTATTTATCATATGGAG ATGACAAGCCAGTTGTTGTTATAACCCATGGAGATCTACTTTCCTTTGCGGACCGTGTTCGTGTACGTGCCCATTTGGGGAATTTATTAGGTATTCCATCGGCGAAACAAATATTTGACATCCCAG ATAGTTATGATCCAGTCACGGAGTTGACGATAATTGATATGTTACATTACTGTCTGGAGCATGCTGATAAAAACCTTTCTCCCAAGAGCTGGACGGTGTTCAAG GATCATGTGTCCTCCGTATCAGCGAATACATACTTCCTAACCTTCATGGTGATTGTTATCATCTCAGCTTATCTGTATCAGGTATACGTTCATCATCCCGAGCAACAGGAACCTAAGAACGTTTCGAAAGGTATGGAGATAGTTTGGCATGAGATTCGACATATGTGGTTAGATTGA
- the LOC111806551 gene encoding chloroplast envelope quinone oxidoreductase homolog, with protein sequence MAENFMCAVQYDAYGGGPAALKHSQVPVPSPEKDEVVVKVEAASINPFDWKVQKGMLRPFLPRKFPFIPGTDVAGEVVAVGVGVKKFRAGDKVLAMVNPFNGGGLAEFSAVKESITAHRPPEVSAAEAAGLPVAGLTAHQALTHLDEVPGQQPNILVTAASGGVGHYAVQLAKLQNAHVTATCGSRNIELVRKLGADEVLDYTTPDGAALISPSRRKYDIVVHCATGIPWSRFEPNLSPTGKVIDITPGIGTLLTYGLQKVSFSKKKLVPLLLNPKGKDLEHLVKLMKEGKLKTVIDSKHPLSEAQRAWARSIEGHATGKIIVEP encoded by the exons ATGGCTGAGAATTTCATGTGCGCAGTTCAATACGATGCTTATGGCGGCGGACCTGCTGCTTTAAAG CATAGTCAAGTTCCAGTTCCAAGTCCAGAGAAGGATGAAGTAGTTGTAAAAGTAGAGGCAGCAAGTATTAATCCTTTTGATTGGAAAGTCCAGAAAGGGATGTTAAGGCCATTTCTTCCCCGCAAGTTCCCTTTTATTCCTG GCACTGATGTGGCTGGAGAGGTAGTAGCTGTAGGGGTGGGAGTAAAGAAGTTCAGAGCTGGTGATAAAGTCTTAGCTATGGTTAACCCGTTC AATGGAGGCGGGTTGGCTGAATTTTCGGCCGTAAAAGAGAGCATAACAGCCCACAGACCACCGGAAGTCTCAGCTGCTGAAGCTGCAGGCTTACCCGTCGCCGGTCTAACCGCTCACCAAGCCCTCACACATCTCGATGAAGTCCCTGGACAGCAGCCAAACATTCTGGTTACTGCAGCCTCGGGCGGGGTCGGACACTATGCCGTTCAACTGGCGAAGCTTCAAAATGCTCATGTAACAGCAACTTGTGGGAGTCGTAACATCGAGCTCGTCCGAAAGTTAGGGGCAGATGAGGTTCTTGACTACACGACCCCGGATGGTGCTGCTTTAATCAGCCCGTCGCGGCGTAAATACGACATTGTAGTACATTGTGCAACCGGGATACCGTGGTCGAGGTTCGAGCCTAATTTGAGTCCTACTGGGAAAGTGATAGATATTACCCCTGGAATTGGGACGTTGTTGACTTATGGTCTTCAGAAGGTGAGCTTCTCAAAGAAGAAGTTGGTGCCTTTGCTACTAAATCCTAAAGGAAAGGATTTGGAACATTTGGTTAAGTTaatgaaagaagggaagcTCAAGACTGTGATTGACTCGAAGCATCCTTTGAGTGAGGCTCAAAGGGCTTGGGCTCGGAGTATCGAGGGTCATGCCACTGGAAAAATTATCGTCGAGCCTTAG